In the genome of Neoarius graeffei isolate fNeoGra1 chromosome 27, fNeoGra1.pri, whole genome shotgun sequence, one region contains:
- the pdcd4b gene encoding programmed cell death protein 4b produces MAADCEAWLKANPVEADDLSDSYQSGGEENGLGSRGKNEINGNWVPAPVGTVHEARLKARAKRRLRKNSSRDSGRGDSLSENGDASRSTAPPTSPKGKVLDRRSRLGKGRGLPKKGGAGGKGVWGTPGEVYDEEEVDVRDPNYDEDQENCVYETVVLPLDEDNFTQTVTPIVQEYFEHGDANEVAELLGELNLGSMRSDVPLLAVSLALEAKASQRELTSLLLSRLCGRILSRSDIEASFHKLLKELPDLVLDTPTAPQLVGQFIARAVTDQILSKSYIDGYKGRVDCEHARAALDRAAVLLKMSKEAGLKMDNLWGSGGGQRPVNQLIKEVNLLLKEYVLSGDTAEAERCLKELEVPHFHHEFVYEAIVMVLESKGDTTLQMILKLLKSLFDSSVITLDQMRRGYERVYMDIADINIDVPCAYSLLEHFVDKSFSTGVIDKKLRDLCPCRGRKRFVSEGDGGLLKLETY; encoded by the exons ATGGCAGCGGACTGTGAGGCCTGGCTGAAAGCCAACCCCGTCG AAGCGGACGATCTGAGTGACTCGTATCAGTCGGGCGGCGAGGAAAACGGCCTCGGGTCCAGAGGCAAGAACGAGATCAACGGAAACTGGGTTCCGGCACCAGTGGGAACCGTACACGAGGCTCGGCTCAAGGCCAGGGCCAAGCGGCGCCTCCGTAAGAACTCGTCCAGAGACTCTGGCCGGGGGGATTCTCTGAGCGAGAACGGGGACGCGTCCCGCTCCACCGCACCCCCCACCAGCCCCAAAGGCAAGGTGTTGGACCGCAGATCACGCCTGGGCAAAGGGAGGGGCCTGCCAAAGAAAG gtgGTGCTGGTGGTAAAGGTGTGTGGGGAACACCAGGAGAGGTGTATGATGAGGAAGAGGTTGATGTCCGGGACCCCAATTATGATGAGGATCAG GAGAACTGTGTGTACGAGACGGTGGTGCTGCCACTGGATGAGGACAACTTCACTCAAACGGTCACGCCCATCGTACAGGAGTACTTTGAGCACGGAGACGCCAATGAAGTAGCG GAGTTATTAGGCGAGTTAAATCTGGGCTCCATGCGTAGTGATGTCCCGCTTCTGGCTGTGTCCTTGGCGTTGGAGGCCAAAGCGAGTCAGAGAGAGCTCACGTCCCTTCTGCTGTCACGCCTGTGCGGCAGAATCCTCAGCCGCTCCGACATCGAAGCCTCCTTCCACAAGCTGCTGAAAGAGCTGCCTGACCTGGTGTTGGACACGCCCACAGCGCCACAG CTGGTTGGTCAGTTCATTGCCAGAGCTGTAACAGATCAGATTCTGTCCAAGAGCTACATCGATGGCTATAAAGGAAGAGTGGACTGTGAACATGCCAG GGCTGCTCTGGACCGTGCTGCCGTACTGCTCAAGATGAGCAAGGAGGCGGGCCTTAAGATGGATAACCTCTGGGGCTCAGGGGGAGGACAGAGACCTGTCAATCAACTCATCAAAGAG GTAAACCTGCTGCTGAAGGAGTACGTGCTCTCAGGGGATACGGCGGAGGCGGAACGGTGTTTGAAGGAGCTCGAAGTGCCGCACTTCCATCATGAGTTTGTCTACGAG GCGATCGTGATGGTTCTGGAATCCAAAGGCGACACGACGCTTCAAATGATCCTGAAGCTGCTGAAATCTCTCTTTGACTCTTCAGTCATCACTCTGGACCAGATGAGAAGG GGTTATGAGAGAGTGTATATGGATATTGCAGATATTAACATCGACGTGCCGTGTGCGTATTCTCTACTGGAGCACTTTGTGGATAAGAGCTTTAGTACTGGAGTCATTGACAAAAAACTCAGAGACTTGTGTCCATGTCG AGGAAGAAAGAGGTTTGTCAGTGAAGGAGATGGCGGACTTCTCAAACTTGAAACCTACTGA